In the Acropora muricata isolate sample 2 chromosome 1, ASM3666990v1, whole genome shotgun sequence genome, one interval contains:
- the LOC136924479 gene encoding melanocyte-stimulating hormone receptor-like has product MRTADVFGNIFCSEKIIRIRAEGKEVIYISVITVLLGITAIVGNTLILIALHKNTSLHQPSKVLLRNLVASDLCVGFVQLVYGALGIFILQGWWQMCHLLFLVNAIAANISTTVSLWTITAISVDRLLALLLKLRYRQVVTIRKVYAVAMASWIFGISTATLWFFSLLAWKVLLGTNIAVCLITSAYCYTRTFLRLRHQHTQVLNNLRQPENQASRIDEIRYRKTVSSALWLLLALLFCYLPFFLLVSFAFREIENNPSSVFIDALTTTAILIFFNSTLNPILYCWRIKEVRRAVKDTLSCSRE; this is encoded by the coding sequence ATGCGAACTGCAGACGTCTTCGGGAACATATTCTGCTCCGAAAAAATAATCCGAATCCGAGCTGAAGGAAAAGAGGTCATCTACATTTCAGTGATCACCGTACTTCTTGGTATCACTGCTATTGTGGGAAACACTTTGATCCTAATCGCCCTTCACAAAAACACTTCGCTTCATCAACCTTCCAAAGTATTGCTTCGGAATCTGGTTGCAAGTGATCTCTGCGTTGGTTTCGTGCAACTTGTTTACGGTGCTTTGGGGATCTTCATTCTGCAAGGATGGTGGCAAATGTGTCACCTTTTATTTTTAGTCAATGCTATAGCAGCCAACATTTCGACAACAGTATCATTGTGGACCATAACCGCCATAAGCGTagacagacttttggctctgttGTTAAAACTCAGGTACAGACAAGTGGTCACCATTAGAAAAGTCTATGCTGTTGCAATGGCTTCTTGGATTTTTGGCATAAGCACTGCCACACTTTGGTTTTTCAGTCTCCTTGCTTGGAAAGTACTCCTCGGGACAAACATAGCAGTGTGTTTAATTACATCCGCGTACTGTTACACCAGGACTTTTTTAAGGCTGCGTCACCAGCACACTCAAGTCCTAAACAACCTTCGACAACCAGAGAATCAAGCAAGTCGAATAGATGAAATACGGTACAGAAAGACAGTGTCCAGCGCCCTGTGGCTGCTGTTGgcattgttgttttgttatttgccgTTTTTTTTGTTGGTGTCATTCGCTTtccgagaaattgaaaataatccTTCATCAGTGTTCATCGACGCATTAACTACCACagcaattttaatatttttcaactCAACTTTAAACCCAATTTTGTACTGTTGGAGGATTAAAGAGGTTAGACGAGCGGTGAAGGACACCTTATCTTGTTCTCGAGAGTGA
- the LOC136927388 gene encoding clumping factor A-like: protein MNIENYNDAKKIQLPLTIISPAHVGSIERSNQIWYRNDDNDDDTHDNADESDDNDDDANHDNESDDNDKGSTNADKGNDDNERDKNYDNDNNDDDIHDNTNESDDNEDTNHVSESDDINNGSATNVNDDNDSDSGNDDNDENDNGNDDNVDDTNDNDDDKYDTDDHSDDNNNDNKSDRARCYSGLK from the exons atgaATATTGAAAACTATAATGATGCCAAAAAGATTCAGCTACCGTTGACAATAATCTCGCCTGCACACGTTGGATCAATTGAGAGATCGAATCA AATTTGGTACAggaatgatgataatgatgacgacactCATGATAATGCTGATGAGAgtgacgataatgatgacgacgctAATCATGATAATGAGAGTGACGATAATGATAAGGGCAGTACTAATGCTGATAAAGGCAATGATGATAACGAAAGAGATAAAAATTAcgacaatgataataatgatgacgacatACACGATAACACTAACGAGAGTGACGATAATGAAGACACTAATCATGTTAGTGAGAGTGACGACATTAACAATGGCAGTGCTACTAATGTTAATGATGATAACGACAGTGATAGTGGAAATGACGacaatgatgaaaatgataacGGTAATGACGATAATGTTGACGACACTAACGATAACGATGACGACAAATATGATACTGATGACCAcagtgatgataataacaatgacaataaatCTGACAGAGCGCGATGCTACTCTGGCTTAAagtga
- the LOC136925050 gene encoding melanocyte-stimulating hormone receptor-like, with product MRTADVFGNIFCSEKIIRIRAEGKEVIYISVITVLLGITAIVGNTLILIALHKNTSLHQPSKALLRNLVATDLCIGFVQLVHGALGIFILQGWWQMCHLLFLVNATASNISTTVSMWTITAISVDRLLALSLKLRYRHVVTIRKVYAVAIASWIIGISNATLWIFSLLAWKVFLGTNIAVCLITSAYCYTKTFLGLRHQHTQVVNNLRQPENQASRIDEIRYRKTVSSALWLLLALLFCYLPFLLLMSFAFREIENNPSSVFINALTTTALLMYFNSTLNPILYCWRIKEVRRAVKDTLSCSRE from the coding sequence ATGCGAACTGCAGACGTCTTCGGGAACATATTCTGCTCCGAAAAAATAATCCGAATCCGAGCTGAAGGAAAAGAGGTTATCTACATTTCAGTGATCACCGTACTTCTTGGTATCACTGCTATTGTGGGAAATACTTTGATCCTAATCGCCCTTCACAAAAACACTTCGCTTCATCAACCTTCCAAAGCATTGCTTCGGAATCTGGTTGCAACTGATCTCTGCATTGGTTTCGTGCAACTTGTTCACGGTGCTTTGGGGATCTTCATTCTGCAAGGATGGTGGCAAATGTGTCACCTTTTATTTTTAGTCAATGCTACAGCATCCAACATTTCGACAACAGTATCAATGTGGACCATAACCGCCATAAGCGTagacagacttttggctctgtCGTTAAAACTCAGGTACAGACACGTGGTCACCATTAGAAAAGTCTATGCTGTTGCAATAGCTTCTTGGATTATTGGCATAAGCAATGCCACACTTTGGATTTTCAGTCTCCTTGCTTGGAAAGTATTCCTCGGGACAAACATAGCAGTGTGTTTAATTACATCCGCGTACTGTTACACCAAGACTTTTTTAGGGCTGCGTCACCAACACACTCAAGTCGTAAACAACCTTCGACAACCAGAGAATCAAGCAAGTCGAATAGATGAAATACGGTACAGAAAGACAGTGTCCAGCGCCCTGTGGCTGCTGTTGgcattgttgttttgttatttgccgTTTCTTTTGTTGATGTCATTCGCTTtccgagaaattgaaaataatccTTCATCAGTGTTCATCAACGCATTAACTACCACAGCacttttaatgtatttcaaCTCAACTTTAAACCCAATTTTGTACTGTTGGAGGATTAAAGAGGTTAGACGAGCGGTGAAGGACACCTTATCTTGTTCTCGAGAGTGA